The DNA region AGAGTAAGCCCAAGGTATCTCAAGTTATCAAGAACAGTACAAATGTTCATTGAGATCTTAGCGTCTTGTTTATTTGAACATGTTATTCTTTGGATGTAGTACCCTTGTTGTAATGATGGCTTCACAAAACTAATAATAACTTAGAAAACTAATTTGGTTAGATGTTATAACAACAAATCAGAAGCTGAAACGTTGGTTTACAAGTTAGGTAGTGCAAACTCTGAAACTGAATGAACAACTGAACATCCACCAGCTCTTTTCAGGCtcatagttatttttttaacatatagtatttattatattttgtgatttatgAAGTAAAACCGATCATTTGTAAGTTGCTActataaatagtaaaatacaGAGCCCTTACTGGTGAGCTAACTTACTTACCGAACCTCTCTCCTCTCCCTTCATTCAATTCTATCAACGGTAAAGAAGATCCTCCATTTTTTTGAGGGATCTCTGCTTCTTCTACATTCCTTTGATCTCTATTCCATTTGCTAACATTCTTGTTTTGATTTGGTTCTGTCGtgttgttgaattcttcttctCCAAGTAAAATGGCAAGGAAGAAGATCAGAGAATACGACTCAAAGAGACTAGTGAAGGAACATTTCAAAAGGCTTTCTGGCAATGAGCTTCCTATCAGATCCGTTCAGGTTTAGCTCCTCATTTTCCTTGCTTGAGCATTGGTTTCTCGGACATGAGGCACTTTGATCATTTTGTGGTTGAAATAAGCAGCTATAATAAAATGCTTCATGTTTACCTGTTTATCCtctttatgtgtgtgtgtatagaTCAACCAAACGACTGATCTAAATGAGTTAGTAGAGAAAGAACCTTGGCTCTCGTCCGAGAAGCTGGTTGTGAAACCTGACATGTTGTTTGGAAAGCGTGGCAAGAGTGGTTTGGTTGCTTTAAACTTAAGTTTTGCTGAAGTTGCCACTTTTGTCAATGAGCGTTTAGGCAAAGAGGTAGAGATGAGTGGATGCGTAGGACCCATAACAACATTTATTGTCGAACCATTCGTCCCACACAATGAAGAGTTTTATCTTAACGTTGTCTCGGATCGCCTCGGCTGCAGCATAAGCTTTTCAGAGTGTGGAGGGATTGAGATCGAGGAGAACTGGCACAAGGTATCTTTTGTTGCTCCAATGTCTCAGCAGTGTCTTCCATCATAAAGATGGAGTCTGAGTTTAGgttgctgtttttttttcaggtgaAGACAATATTTTTACAAACTGGTGCTTCACTGACACCTGAAGTATGTGCACCTCTTGTAGCAACTCTTCCACTAGAGGTAATCTAACCGTTCTGAACATTGCCACAGAATCTGCACTTTTAAGTAACATTTTCCATATACAGATCAAAGCAGAAATTGAAGAGTTTATCAAAGTCATTTTCACTCTATTCCAAGGTATGCTGAACCTTTCACACAGatcaaatcaaatcatataTACTGGGATATAATCTAACCTTAAAGTCTTGTCTCCCTTTGGTTTACTAGATCTTGATTTCACTTTCTTGGAGATGAATCCTTTCACACTAGTTTGTGGAAAGCCTTATCCTCTTGATATGAGGGGTGAGCTTGACGATACTGCAGCCTTCAAGAACTTCAAGAAGTGAGTTTCACTAACCTTTTGAGCTTAAAAGATCTTTTGAGAAGAAGGTGCACCATAACTAAGCCCTTGAACTTGCAGATGGGGAGACACTGAGTATCCTATGCCATTTGGGAGAGTAATGAGTCCAACTGAAAGCTTCATCCATGGATTAGATGAGAAGGTATCATCATAGTCTAAAAAAGTCTTGTCTCCTTCATGGTTTTTTGAACTAGTAAAAGAGCTTTCTTCTATGCCCCTTTTTTTGTGGTTGCAGACAAGTGCGTCCTTGAAGTTTACAGTTCTGAATCCCAAGGGGAGGATTTGGAAAATGGTAGCTGGAGGAGGAGCAAGTGTCATCTATGCTGATACCGTATGTATTGTTCCCTAAAGAATCTCTGCCTTTTGTTTTCCCTTACAAGTTCTTTCAACGTTAAAGTTTCTTATATAGGTTGGAGATCTTGGCTATGCATCTGAACTTGGCAACTATGCTGAATACAGTGGAGCACCCAAAGAAGATGAGGTTTTGCAGTACGCCAGAGTTGTTATTGATGtaagatttagatttttttttctccttacATGAGACTATTTCTTTCCTGTGAATGATGattagtaataaaaaaaaacacaatactGCAGTGTGCTACAGCAAACCCTGATGGGAAGAGCAGAGCTCTTGTGATTGGAGGTGGAATTGCTAACTTCACTGATGTTACTGCTACTTTCAATGGCATAATCCGCGCTCTCAAAGAGAAGGTAAGGTCAAGAAAACTTGACCTCCCCTCTCAGAGACATTTACTTACTGAAGAGGATCCAAAGCAAAACATGTTTTGTTATGTATCTGTTTAATAGGAGGCAAAGCTGAAAGCAGCAGGGATGCATATATATGTGAGGAGAGGAGGACCAAACTATCAAAAAGGACTTGCTAAAATGAGATCCCTTGGAGATGAGATCGGTGTCCCCATTGAGGTTTATGGTCCAGAAGCAACCATGACAGGTATCTGCAAGGAAGCAATCCATTACATCACAGCTGCAGCATAGGCTTCTCTCTCTCAGTGCCTTCAGTTCCATATGTATTATTACCCAAAAGCCGTCTCTTAGCTACTTTGTGTTCAAGATCACTTGAAGCTACTGAACTACTTGCAATAATTTCTTGAAAACTCTTTTGGTTTGTCTCTCTTTCAGATACAAAGTTCTTAAGATTTCTTATGGACCTAGAAACATAATATAAAGACTCAAGAGCAGCCAAACATTGTCCACTTTTTATTCCAGAAAACAAAACAGGaaagaaacacacaaacacacacaagaCGATCAATATTACAATATTCTTTCTTACTGGTACAAAAGTATCAAAGATGAGATTACATACGGTAGAGATTAAATCTTAAACAACTCAAAAGATCTATATTACAACCAAATACAACTCGAAACACACGAGCCTGATGCCGATATATGACTTGCCGGTTTGTGCCATTACCATAAAGTTATAAGACCTATaactttttgttgttgttgttgtctcctTGCTTTCTCATGGCCAAGCTAAACAAACTATTGAGGTTCCCCTGTCTCCTCCTTGAAGGGCTTCTTCTGCATTTTTTTTCTGGTGGTGCCTCTCCGGCTAAGAAAATGTTTTTCATCACTTTGAAGATCCTTTATGAACTAtttcttgagtttttttttatatttttaagattggTGGGTGAAGTCTTATATCTAAATGGAGctgatatatatagatatacgTGTACGTACTTGGATGGTGATTTAATTATTGAAGGTGGAGGTGATGATGACTATTGGATAATGATGTGTGGTATCTTTATATGTTTGGTCCAAGTCATAGTCCAACTCAAAGTTTCCCACTTTCTTCCCTTTTTGTCAAAGAAAGGATTCGGTTTAGCCGTTAAAAGTTTGGTGCTGCATCATCGCACTCGTGGAAAAAATAAAGTTGCTAGATTCTCATGTTTGTTTGAAATGTCAGGTGTGTGCcttttttatgttatttctgAGAGAAATAAAGGTATGTTGTATGAACAATTTGTAAATGCAAGTGTTAGCCATTTTTGAAAGTTCAGTAAATGGATCATACACAAAGCAAATGGTTGGTTCCGCATGTTTTGGTCATATGCAAATATGCAAtcattttaatagatttttattgGTACTTCAATTAAGTCATAACAAATACtcaaaaatgtttttctaaaaCGTTAGATTTTATCCGACTTTGTGttatacttttatatctttttatgtttaaaataaatattctttaGAAGCACAAAAACAATTTGTGAAATGACCAATGGTCGTACGTTGTTGTTTATTTAAGCAATTGTGCGTTCCTTGTAtgattccatttttttttgctatgcATATGTATATTTGAAACAGTTTTGCTCTTCTTGGTAGTTTGAAACAGTTTTACTCTTCTTGGTAGTTTCtgaaattacaaaaaaagtgTCGTATAAAACGTAAATGCAAGTTTAGCCattctaaattttagttttagaattttagtaAATGAATCATATACAAAGCAggtcaacaacaaaaaaaaacatatacaaagcAGGTCATTACAAAGGTTAGTTCCCGCATCTTTTGGACATAAGTTAAAAGTTCCATACTCAAAATTTTGCTAGAACGTTAAGTTTTTTCCAactttgtattttttatgtttaatagaaatatttttggaCGAACCATACTCAaaacatattcttttttttattaattaagcAATTGTGCGTTCCTTGTAtgattccattttttttttgtgatgcATGTATATTTTCGGCCACGAAAATTCCTATTTAGATAATGTATtcgaaaaaaaatcagaattaaaaaaaaacattatgtaACTTTAAAGTAGGTAGGTACCTAATTAATTGAGTAGATatccaaatgaaaaaaaaactttatgttAATCCCAAAATCAAATATTcctttataatatattatttaaatttctttattCATTTTCTACTGTAAATcgaaaaaataaattcaatgatatttttatataaaatatatcagaTGATGCGTATACAACAGTTCTTgctttataaaaagaaaaagttattgTTAAAGGTTTTAAAGTTCTAATCTTTGGGCTGATCATTTTGGGCCTTGAGCTTGGAGTTACGGACAAATTAAACTCTGTGGTTAGCAAAATTAGTTTGAAATCAAACCGGAACAAATCCAAAATCTTCATGTTATGTGTCAATTTGGAAACTCGTCtgattagatttttaatttgaagATATCCGGGGGAAAATTCGTATCTGTTACTAATATTCATCTGTTTCAGATATCTATTGCATTCCCAGGTGATGGAGCATGGAAACGTTTCCAACGGTATTATACACCTTTTTCCAATGTCGTGTATCACTAGGTTCTTACTTACACTGGACCCTTTTGGTGTATAGTAAATTAGTAACCTTGCTTTATATCATTAAGAGTTCTGCACGGACACATAAATAAGATATAGCTCCAAAACAATCACTGCATCATCGTATATATCTACTCAGATTAAACTTATCAAAAAGTATTAACTCCATTCTCACTTCGTCCATAACTCACCACCTAATTCTTGTGCCACTTCAGAAAGTCTTAGCTGCACACGAAGCATCGAGAATAAGCGCATATATGTAATGTGCCACACACGGCATTGTTCCCCAAGGTTTACAACCATTGGACAAATGTTATGATGATTCCATCTAAACCGAGTCATTATAGTAAAAACCTTTGTGTTTGTCTTTTCTGGTTGCAGGTGATCCCATAGAAGGTCTGTGCTATTTCTGGACCACGGACTCGTGTGGATTGACAGTGAAGTACTGAGCCTCGCTGGTTCTATAGCTTATGCTCTTCAAGTTTAAGCTTCCATGGTGCGAGTAGATATTCAGTCAGcaaaattttttttgggtttggaCAATCTGATTTATGAAATTTGGTGTATAGTACCGGTCGAAGCATTTTCCATTGCAGAGGTTGTTTTTCTAATGTAGGAAAATCCAATAATGTAATGGTGATTCATTTCACTTCTTTGTTGAGTGAATAAGTCTTGTGTTAATCTTGTTGTGATCTGAGATTAGGAGGCTTGTCATACTTTACTGGTGCTAAGAAGAAAGATGAGAGGGTTCTTGTTCCTGATTCGGGATTTCTTAACAAGCATCTACGATATGTATATGAGATCTTGATTTTATATTGACCTTTTATGCACATTTATTGATGATGACAATGGCTTCTAGGGAAAGGGAGTTATTCTATTACCTAAAAGGAGGACGAGTTGATTTTGGAAAAGAGCATAGTGAAGCTTGTGGACATTCTCGGTTTTGTAGAGACTACAGAGAAGGTCAGGTTTTGATCTGAAACTTTCACTTTGTATATGAAATGTATAAATTACTTGGACATGTGTGtgttttagattttgatccCATTCCTTTTGTGGGGCATTCAGCTGGTGCCCTTGTTGTGCGTGTGTTGCAGCAAATGCTTGCAGATAAGGTTTGAAGTTGAAGAATGTCTTCTTGGTTTCAAAAAGCTCTGTTTAATGACTGATGCTAACACATGCTGCTTGTTGGATTATCTTATCCCATGTCAACAACAAATCATTTCTCGTGTATGTTTTCTTCTTATAAGATAATGATTCTCTCTACTTATTACTAATTGGTTTTAGGTTAGAAActcatctagcttaacatggtatcagagtcCGATCCAAACAATCCAGTCCGATCCAAACAATCCAATCCGATCTATCATCGATCCATCCCAAAGTTGACATATCGATCCTTATCCGAATATTCCGAAATTGATGGTCAAAGAACCATCATCTTGAGCGGGCATATTAGAGACAAAGGTCTCGTATCGGGTATTGGAACAgatccttagtaatatataaaatatataaacctcTTCACTTATTACCAATTGGTTTTAGGTTAGAAGCTCATCTAACTTAACACTTTTTGGGcatgctttttttttctgctaCTAGTTCCTTTTATCTTACCCTAAAACTTCAAATCTATCTCTTCTTGGgttctatgttttttttgtggTAATACTTCCCATTATTTAAAAACCCTTTTTTACTTTCATTGACAAACAATCAAATTCACCCTAAACCTCAAAAACCagaatttaattaataaacaaaaaggaaaccaaTTCTGAGTGTTTGCATTACCCCTTTGGCAAAACCAAAGATCCCATGAaccaatcaaaatataatagGAGACAAACCTTCAACATTGCTTTGATAATCGACATTAACCACCATTTTTCTTATCTCTTGTTACCAAGGAAGTTAATCTACTAAGAGCATCATCAACGGTGGTTGCTACAAAAGGGGtgcttaaaatttttaattttttttttattttttcctttgtgattttaaaaaaaaaaaattaataaaaagaccAGTGACGGGCCACCACGTGTCAGTGGAGCCCGCAAAAACACCAAACACCAACGCTTAACTAAgcgtttttcttcttctgtttcttctctttccttttttttcattaaaatattcataagCCACCATTAAACTACTAGGGTTAATGGTGCtctaaaatgttttaaaataagaacAACTTTcactatattatattttgattttttaaaaaaattctttaacaACACCACACTAGAAACATAAAACTCAAAACTTGAACAATAAACACATAAAACGTTCAAACTAAtatcttataattatttttattcttcatGTTCTGGCTTTTCAAAGTCTTCAACAGGTTTTCCCATTTCCACCTCATCTTCACCTTGACTTTCCCACTCTTTGCCTCTTTGATCTCCTTCTTCCCCACCTTCACATTCTTGTCGCAAGTTGTTGTTACTTTTTTCTGATTAGAAC from Raphanus sativus cultivar WK10039 chromosome 8, ASM80110v3, whole genome shotgun sequence includes:
- the LOC108813884 gene encoding ATP-citrate synthase alpha chain protein 1, encoding MARKKIREYDSKRLVKEHFKRLSGNELPIRSVQINQTTDLNELVEKEPWLSSEKLVVKPDMLFGKRGKSGLVALNLSFAEVATFVNERLGKEVEMSGCVGPITTFIVEPFVPHNEEFYLNVVSDRLGCSISFSECGGIEIEENWHKVKTIFLQTGASLTPEVCAPLVATLPLEIKAEIEEFIKVIFTLFQDLDFTFLEMNPFTLVCGKPYPLDMRGELDDTAAFKNFKKWGDTEYPMPFGRVMSPTESFIHGLDEKTSASLKFTVLNPKGRIWKMVAGGGASVIYADTVGDLGYASELGNYAEYSGAPKEDEVLQYARVVIDCATANPDGKSRALVIGGGIANFTDVTATFNGIIRALKEKEAKLKAAGMHIYVRRGGPNYQKGLAKMRSLGDEIGVPIEVYGPEATMTGICKEAIHYITAAA